A stretch of Planococcus citri chromosome 5, ihPlaCitr1.1, whole genome shotgun sequence DNA encodes these proteins:
- the LOC135846996 gene encoding neuroendocrine convertase 1-like has translation MNDDTKIIPGAWILHIPDGFEVAKRIADTEGFQNLDEIPRLKLYHMYNLKDSEEEEKEEHISIRLTKYTEVTYFAPSSKETVASHEYTDKYYCAGPANEFYETNRPQFYSDPLYHQQWYLRSCSDLSGSEKPSNYDMKIVQAWNEFKVTGQGIIVLVIDDGVYAKHKDLRNRISSKYSKNYFTMTNDPTSDDITESHGTKCAGIVAAEANNGICGVGIAPKATIGGQKYLRGTEASVVHTAEALAYEAEEVHIASVSSSDPESKAFIWQRQEYITAVDYGIQHGRGGKGIIYVFSTGNGKREGQTCATEGGLQLIHKIPVGGAKHNGEASDYAEGCASVMVVSHSGNGNPYAHITPEVGSVDACDDNFNGTSAGCPVVSGIIALLLEANPNLTWRDVKHAIAWTSEIAPLAKNRGWVKNAAGFYVNFDFGFGLINAYELISLGKRFPGTSPPLNMCIEEHTLQ, from the exons ATGAACGATGATACCAAAATCATTCCCGGAGCTTGGATATTACATATTCCAGACGGGTTCGAAGTGGCGAAAAGAATCGCTGACACTGAAGGCTTTCAAAATCTGGACGAA ATACCCAGATTGAAATTATACCATATGTATAATTTGAAAGAttccgaagaagaagaaaaagaagaacaCATTTCCATAAGATTGACTAAATACACGGAG GTAACATACTTCGCTCCATCCAGCAAGGAAACAGTTGCTTCACACGAATACACCGACAAATATTATTGCGCTGGACCAGCAAACGAGTTTTATGAGACAAATAGACCGCAGTTTTACTCCGATCCGTTGTACCATCAACAGTGGTATTTG CGAAGCTGTTCAGATTTATCAGGAAGTGAAAAACCATCAAATTACGATATGAAAATTGTGCAAGCTTGGAACGAATTTAAAGTTACCGGACAAGGCATAATTGTGCTGGTAATTGATGATGGCGTGTACGCTAAACATAAAGACCTGAGGAACCGAATA AGTTCCAAATATAGTAAAAACTACTTCACCATGACCAACGATCCAACTTCTGATGATATTACTGAAAGTCATGGAACCAAGTGCGCCGGAATTGTTGCAGCCGAAGCGAATAATGGCATTTGCGGAGTAGGAATTGCACCAAAAGCTACCATCGGAG GTCAGAAATACCTTCGTGGTACTGAGGCCAGCGTAGTTCACACGGCTGAGGCACTCGCCTATGAAGCTGAAGAAGTCCACATCGCATCCGTGTCATCAAGTGACCCTGAGAGTAAAGCTTTCATTTGGCAAAGGCAAGAATACATAACTGCTGTAGATTATGGAATCCAACAT GGTCGAGGTGGTAAAGGAATAATATACGTTTTTTCAACCGGCAATGGCAAAAGGGAAGGCCAAACATGTGCTACAGAAGGAGGACTTCAACTCATTCACAAGATACCAGTAGGTGGAGCTAAGCATAATGGAGAAGCTAGTGATTACGCGGAAGGATGCGCATCTGTGATGGTTGTATCCCATTCGGGAAATGGAAATCCCTACGCTCat ATTACCCCCGAAGTAGGATCAGTTGACGCGTGTGATGATAATTTCAACGGTACTTCAGCAGGATGCCCGGTAGTATCTGGAATTATAGCACTTTTACTGGAAGCCAA CCCCAATTTGACATGGCGAGACGTGAAACACGCAATTGCATGGACAAGTGAAATAGCTCCTTTAGCAAAGAATAGAGGATGGGTTAAAAATGCGGCCGGATTTTACGTGAATTTTGATTTCGGATTTGGATTAATAAACGCCTACGAGCTCATATCGTTGGGTAAACGGTTTCCTGGAACCAGTCCTCCTCTGAATATGTGTATCGAAGAACACACACTGCAGTAA